The nucleotide sequence CATCGCCATGGCCCGGGCCATCTCGCACATTCCGGCAGAAGAAACCGAGATCCGGCAGGTCATCGCCTCGATGTCCGCCAGCCGTCTGACCGCGTCGGTCTCAACGTGGCGGGGAGACACTCCTGCCTGGATGGCGCTATCCCGGGCTCAAGAGACGCTCAACGACGTCAGAAGTCGATTGGACTCCGCGACCACCGCTGCCGCACTGGCTCCGGAATCGGATGAAGCCCAGGGCAAATTGGCGGCGGCGGCGGCAGCAGCGGGCAAGCTGGATATAGCCCTGGCCGCCGCAAATGAAACCGTACGCATGAGTCCGACGTCGGTTGAGGCATTCCTTATCCGCGCCTGGGTCTTTCTGCTCCAGCAGGATTGGGTCCGCGCCGAGGCCGATTGCCGCGCGGCGCTCGCAATCCATCCGCTGCACCCGCGGGCGCACCTTCTACTCGGAATCTGCCGGTACCGTCGAGGCGATCCGACGGGAGGCGGCCGGGAAGCCGACCTTGCTGCGTCGCTGGCGACCACCCCGCAACTGCGGACGAATTTCCGGGACCTGTATCGGTCGCAGACCCGGTGAGGTGCAACTGATTTCGAATTCTTGAGTGCGAATAGGACCTTCGTTCGCGGCCTCAGTTTTTGCGTGATTGACCCTGGGGAGGCGGAAAACGCGTCAGGAACCGGTCGCCGCCGCGGACATTTCAGGCTGAAAAACCAACTGTTAACTCAGTCTGATCCAAGTTCAATGAACGCGAGGCGGAAGAATCACACCGCACCGGCGCAAAAGAGGAGGGCCCCCAGAGTCTCGGGGCCCTCGTGTTTCGATAACGTTACGGTCGAGCACGACGAAGACACGATGCGGGCGGCCGCAGAGTCTCGGGGCCCTCGTGTTTCGATAACGTTACTGGCGATCAGATTCCGGCCTTCAGGTCGGCGACGTATGCGGCCAGATCCGTTTGGAACTGGGTTTGTGCCACGGTCAGGGCGGTCTGATCGTTCGCAAGGGCCGCCCGTGCCGCGACAACGCCAGGGTCGGCATTGATGGCGGCTCGCACGGCCGCCTCGGCTGTTTCGACCGGCGCCTCGTCGGTCACCAACTGGGCCTTGGCCGCAGTTAGGGCGGCCTGATCGGCCGCAAGCGTCGCCTTGGCCGCGACAACGCCAGGGTCGGCATTGATGGCGGCTTGCAGGGCCGCCTCGGCTGTTTCGACCGGCGCTTCGTCCGTCGCTAACTGGGCTTTGGGAGCGACCAAGTCGGTAGAAAGCGTGGACTGGGCCGCCGTCACGGCGGCTTGATCGGCTGCAATCACGGAGGCGGCCGCTCCATTGCGGGTGTCTTCCCGCAACTGATGTTCCGCGGCATCCACCGCCGGCTCGTCCTTCTGATACACGGCGTGGATGGCGGCACGATCGGCTTGGATCAGAGGTTGGGCCGTGGCGATCGCAGCCGTGAGAGCCGCCTGGGCAGTCATTACCGGCGCGGTGGTAAGGGCGGCCTGCACCGCAGTCTCAACGGACTCGGAGGCGTTGTGGACTGCGGTCTTGTCCGCCTGGATGGCGGCACGATCGGCTTGGATCAGAGGTTGGGCCGTGGCGATCGCAGCCGTGAGAGCCGACTGGGCAGCCATTACCGGCGCAGTGGTAAGAGCGGCCTGCACCGCAGCCTCAACGGACTCGGAGGCGTCGTGGAGGGCGGTCTTGTCCGTCTGGACGGTGGCCAAGTCCGCGGTGACTAGGGCGAAGGCGGCCTGATCGAGCGCGGTCGCAGGCGTGGGAAGCGGCGGGATGCGCGGCCCAAAGCCATCCGAATGGGACAACAACTTACGGGATTCGAGCGTCTCAAAGATACCTCTTCGTGTTCTCAGCTTTCGCATGGCGGAACCTCAACTTAGACGACAGTAAAAGAGTCAAGCATATAGTAATAACGGATTGCACCTCGCGAAGCGCGCGCAGATTTCCAAAAAATCGGCCAAGGCGAGCATAGTCGCGTTGTGTACTCTTCTGGTTACGGTTGATGCGAAGAGTGCTGGCAGCGCTAGCGGTTGCCGTGGCCGGTGGATTGCCGGTGCTCAGCCGATCAGGCGAGCATCGAGCGGCGAACGGGTTCCGAGAGCGATGGCCACGCGGACACGATCCACCACAGAATCCAGCCGCCCGCGTCCATCCGCATCAACCGTGGGAGTTGAGAATCCAGTCGCCCGCCTGCGGCCGAGTGGAGTGATTGGCAACTGCCGCCGGGACCGATAGACCAAGCCGACCATCGGAACGCACGACGGGCAAATCCTACGCCACGGCGCGGGCACCGTGTCGTGGGCGACTGCGATCAGATCAACTTCCGGCGATCGAATTCGCGACGTTGTTAAACGTCGTTTTTGCCTTTGAGCCAACGATGCTGATCGCCGAGAGGCAGACGGCCACGACGAGGGCCATCATGACGGCGTACTCGACGGCCGTCGGACCGTTTTCGGCACGCCAGAAGTTGAACAGTATTCGGCGGAGGCTGTGCATGAAAAATTCTACCTCAAAATCACTCGCGCGGTCGCGCCGACCGGGCGGAGAATGACGATTAACGGGCGCGATTCCAATTAAACTTCGGCCGATCAAGGAAAAACCACAGGCCGATTTCTCGTCTTACGGCGGGGTTTTTGACGGAATGAGCGTTTTTTCGCCTTCATTATCGTTCGCGTCAGCCGGCGATCACGCGGACGGGCCGGGGCCGGAATCGCTTGCCCCGGCCGCCCGTGGACGGGGATAATTTGAATATGCAAAGCGAGCCGCCCGAAGCTGATCCGCCCAAACACAAACGCCGCTCATTTCAGTGCAGCCTGTGGTCGCTGCTCGTGGCCGCCTCGATGATTTGCGGATCGAGCTGGCTGTCGAATCCGGCGGCGCGGGCTGACGATTCTTCAGGCGCGACGACGGTGCAACTGCCGACGTTTGGCGTCGC is from Pirellulales bacterium and encodes:
- a CDS encoding Flp family type IVb pilin → MHSLRRILFNFWRAENGPTAVEYAVMMALVVAVCLSAISIVGSKAKTTFNNVANSIAGS